From one Marinobacter sp. LV10MA510-1 genomic stretch:
- a CDS encoding DUF445 domain-containing protein → MTSLATSIELLQYLSIPVIAALIGWVTNWLAIKMTFYPIKFFGWPPYLGWQGIIPSKARKMALISVDTTIAKIGTVPEIFQQLDPNVLATQLIHTINPRLEGYVDELMMRESPALWQSLPGPAKRLVYERARKALPALVMQVMDDIAQNAEELLDIKTMVIDQLTADKTLLNRIFLTCGYREFHFIVKSGLYLGFGFGLLQMLLWYVFPVWWVLPLGGLVVGFATNWIALNVIFRPLYPVRIGRWRIQGLFLKRQPEVAESFCHIVAHDILTVGSIIEAILDGPRGGQALDIIKTHLRPLLNADAGVNQTLAHMALGPVAAASLRNQLESKAVELSRSALSQPAFQKDRARAIESIMVERMMTLSSGEFQDLLRPCFQEDEIKLILVGAALGMLAGIGQLLLVFGQALT, encoded by the coding sequence ATGACAAGCCTGGCCACGTCCATCGAACTTTTGCAGTACCTCAGCATCCCGGTGATCGCGGCATTAATCGGCTGGGTCACCAACTGGCTGGCCATTAAAATGACCTTTTACCCCATCAAATTTTTCGGCTGGCCACCGTACCTGGGCTGGCAAGGCATTATTCCCTCCAAAGCCCGCAAAATGGCGCTCATCAGCGTAGACACCACCATCGCCAAGATTGGCACCGTGCCAGAAATTTTTCAGCAGCTGGACCCCAACGTACTCGCCACCCAACTGATCCACACCATAAACCCGCGACTTGAAGGCTACGTAGACGAGTTGATGATGCGCGAGTCGCCGGCGTTGTGGCAAAGCTTGCCAGGCCCAGCCAAACGGCTGGTGTACGAGCGCGCCCGCAAAGCCTTGCCCGCACTGGTGATGCAGGTAATGGACGACATAGCGCAAAACGCAGAAGAGTTGCTGGACATCAAAACCATGGTGATAGACCAGCTCACCGCCGACAAAACCCTGCTAAACCGCATATTTTTGACCTGCGGCTACCGTGAGTTCCACTTTATTGTGAAGTCAGGCCTGTATCTGGGTTTTGGCTTTGGCCTGTTACAGATGCTGCTGTGGTACGTATTTCCAGTGTGGTGGGTGCTGCCCCTGGGTGGTTTAGTGGTGGGCTTTGCCACCAACTGGATTGCCCTGAACGTTATTTTCCGCCCGCTGTACCCGGTGCGAATTGGCCGTTGGCGCATTCAGGGGCTGTTTCTGAAACGTCAGCCAGAGGTTGCTGAATCCTTCTGCCACATTGTGGCCCACGACATACTCACGGTGGGCAGTATTATAGAGGCCATACTGGATGGGCCGCGGGGCGGGCAGGCTCTGGATATCATCAAAACGCACCTACGGCCGCTGCTGAACGCAGACGCAGGCGTCAATCAAACTCTGGCACACATGGCGCTGGGCCCCGTTGCCGCTGCCAGCTTACGCAACCAGCTGGAAAGCAAAGCCGTTGAGCTGTCCCGCAGCGCGTTAAGCCAACCGGCTTTTCAGAAAGACCGTGCGCGAGCCATTGAATCCATTATGGTCGAGCGCATGATGACGTTGTCTTCTGGCGAGTTTCAGGATTTGCTGCGACCGTGCTTTCAGGAAGATGAAATCAAACTGATTCTGGTGGGTGCGGCGCTGGGTATGCTGGCCGGTATTGGCCAACTGCTTCTGGTGTTTGGGCAAGCCTTGACGTAG
- a CDS encoding 16S rRNA (uracil(1498)-N(3))-methyltransferase, producing the protein MRIPRIYTDTPLQAGAEAQLDDSAAQHVGRVLRMQPGQALSLFNGDGQDYPALIASASKKNVTVQVGQPTANSSESTLEIVLGQTLSKGDRMDYAVQKATEMGVSRIVPLSTERCDVRLKGDREDKRLSHWRSVAISAAEQCGRARVPDILPVMNITEWLDYSQHCDVRLVLHHRTEQSLDSLAKPNSVALMIGPEGGLSADEIAQAEKSGFLPVALGPRVLRTETAPVAAMALCQWLWGDFGA; encoded by the coding sequence TTGCGAATACCACGAATCTACACCGACACTCCGTTACAGGCCGGCGCAGAAGCGCAGCTGGACGACAGCGCCGCACAACATGTGGGCCGGGTATTGCGCATGCAACCTGGCCAGGCGCTAAGCCTGTTCAACGGCGATGGCCAGGACTACCCCGCACTGATTGCCAGCGCCAGCAAGAAAAACGTGACGGTTCAGGTGGGGCAACCCACTGCAAACAGCAGTGAATCAACGCTGGAGATAGTGCTCGGGCAAACCCTGTCAAAGGGTGACCGCATGGATTACGCGGTGCAGAAAGCGACGGAAATGGGCGTTAGCCGAATCGTGCCTCTTTCAACCGAACGCTGCGATGTACGCCTGAAAGGCGACCGCGAAGACAAGCGCCTGAGCCACTGGCGTTCGGTAGCCATCAGCGCCGCCGAACAATGCGGCCGCGCACGAGTGCCAGACATTTTACCGGTGATGAACATCACCGAATGGCTGGATTACAGCCAACACTGCGATGTGCGCCTGGTGCTGCACCACCGCACCGAGCAGTCACTGGATTCTCTGGCCAAACCCAACAGCGTTGCCCTGATGATCGGCCCCGAAGGCGGCCTGAGCGCCGACGAAATTGCCCAGGCCGAAAAATCCGGCTTCCTTCCGGTTGCGCTCGGCCCGAGAGTGCTCCGCACGGAAACCGCGCCGGTTGCCGCCATGGCACTGTGCCAGTGGCTGTGGGGTGATTTTGGTGCCTGA
- a CDS encoding adenosylmethionine--8-amino-7-oxononanoate transaminase, with the protein MRNADLVARDLKSVWHPCTQMKDHESLPLIPIKKGKGVWLEDFENNRYIDAVSSWWVNLFGHSNDRINNAIIEQIGQLEHVILAGFSHEPVVNLSERLIEVTPEGLNKCFYADNGSSAIEAALKMSFHYWKNQGQPSKKNFVNLANSYHGETLGALALGDVALYKNTYQPLLMEVITAPSPDAYLKEPGETDEAFALRQFEAMKALLAERHHEISAVVVEPLIQCAGGMRMHHPVYHTKLREACDRYGVHLIADEIAVGFGRTGTLFACEQAGITPDFMCLSKGLTAGYLPLSVVLTTDTVYNGFYDDYETMRAFLHSHSYTGNPIGCAVALATLDIFRDDRVIENNRRLSACMAESVAHLADHPNVGDIRQHGMTLAIEMVKNKADKTPFHWKERRGLKVYQHSLTRQALLRPLGNVVYFMPPYVITEDQIQHLARVATEGINIAVRD; encoded by the coding sequence ATGCGCAATGCCGATCTTGTCGCCCGCGATCTTAAATCCGTGTGGCACCCCTGTACCCAGATGAAAGACCACGAAAGCCTGCCGCTGATCCCGATTAAAAAGGGCAAAGGCGTGTGGCTGGAAGACTTCGAAAACAACCGCTATATCGATGCGGTCAGCTCTTGGTGGGTCAATCTGTTTGGCCACTCCAACGATCGCATCAACAACGCCATCATCGAACAGATCGGCCAGCTGGAACACGTGATTCTTGCCGGCTTCAGCCATGAGCCGGTGGTGAATCTTTCAGAGCGATTGATTGAGGTAACGCCGGAAGGACTGAACAAATGCTTTTACGCCGACAACGGTTCATCGGCTATCGAAGCGGCGCTGAAGATGAGTTTTCACTACTGGAAGAACCAGGGCCAACCGAGCAAAAAGAACTTCGTGAATCTGGCCAACAGCTACCACGGTGAAACCTTGGGCGCGCTGGCGCTGGGTGATGTAGCGCTTTACAAAAACACCTACCAGCCATTGTTGATGGAGGTGATTACTGCACCCTCACCGGACGCCTACCTGAAAGAGCCCGGTGAAACCGACGAAGCTTTCGCCCTGCGCCAGTTCGAGGCGATGAAAGCGCTGCTGGCAGAAAGGCACCATGAAATCAGTGCGGTTGTGGTTGAGCCGCTCATTCAATGCGCCGGCGGCATGCGCATGCACCACCCGGTTTACCACACCAAACTGCGCGAAGCTTGTGACCGGTACGGCGTACATCTGATTGCCGACGAAATTGCCGTGGGCTTTGGTCGCACCGGTACCCTGTTCGCCTGCGAGCAGGCGGGCATCACACCGGATTTCATGTGTTTGTCAAAAGGCCTGACCGCAGGCTACCTGCCATTGTCTGTGGTGCTGACCACTGATACCGTTTACAACGGGTTTTACGACGATTACGAAACCATGCGGGCGTTTTTGCACAGCCACAGTTACACCGGCAACCCCATTGGCTGCGCCGTAGCACTGGCAACTCTGGACATTTTCCGTGATGATCGGGTCATCGAAAATAATCGTCGCCTGTCGGCCTGTATGGCCGAGTCGGTCGCGCATCTGGCTGATCACCCCAACGTGGGTGATATTCGCCAGCACGGCATGACTCTGGCCATCGAAATGGTTAAAAACAAAGCCGACAAAACGCCCTTCCACTGGAAAGAAAGGCGCGGTTTGAAAGTGTACCAGCACTCACTCACCCGCCAGGCCTTGTTACGCCCGCTGGGCAATGTGGTGTATTTTATGCCACCCTATGTGATCACCGAGGATCAGATTCAGCATCTGGCCCGGGTAGCCACGGAGGGCATCAATATCGCTGTGCGCGACTGA
- a CDS encoding type VI secretion system PAAR protein produces the protein MSKAVVLLGDLGSDHSGFPPTPVIAGSPDVLIDGKPVARLGDPLAPHSKPKHSPHPRTIAGGSSTVVINGSPAAVTGSAISCGGVAIGSGSVVIGE, from the coding sequence ATGAGCAAAGCAGTGGTGCTTCTCGGAGACTTGGGCTCCGATCATAGTGGATTCCCGCCAACGCCGGTCATTGCCGGCTCCCCCGATGTTTTAATTGATGGCAAACCCGTTGCCCGCCTGGGCGACCCTTTAGCGCCGCACTCAAAACCCAAGCATTCTCCCCATCCCCGTACCATTGCTGGCGGTTCTTCCACCGTTGTCATAAATGGAAGTCCGGCGGCCGTAACCGGCAGCGCGATTTCCTGTGGGGGCGTGGCTATTGGGTCTGGTTCGGTGGTGATTGGGGAATAG
- a CDS encoding helix-turn-helix transcriptional regulator, producing MSPSFDFTLTFAISETLGVDEMEERLFEAGCDDAIIGFGQKGRFALNFTREAESAEVAILSALRNVKAALPHAGLVEAAPDLVGVSDLAGILGFSRQNMRKLIQTHFASFPLPLHDGTSAIWHLADVLAWFSEKQKRAIKQELMGVAQVTMGVNLTRETDRVDRRLLAQLRATAW from the coding sequence ATGAGTCCTAGTTTTGATTTTACTCTGACCTTTGCGATTTCAGAGACTCTTGGTGTGGATGAAATGGAGGAGCGGCTCTTTGAGGCTGGCTGCGATGACGCCATCATTGGGTTCGGCCAAAAAGGGCGGTTTGCCCTGAACTTCACTCGTGAGGCTGAATCAGCGGAAGTCGCGATTCTAAGCGCACTGCGGAACGTCAAAGCAGCTCTGCCACATGCCGGTCTTGTTGAGGCCGCGCCTGACTTGGTTGGCGTATCTGATCTGGCAGGAATCCTGGGTTTCTCCCGCCAGAATATGCGCAAGCTTATTCAGACTCACTTCGCCAGTTTTCCTCTGCCATTGCATGACGGCACTTCGGCTATCTGGCATTTGGCAGATGTGCTGGCGTGGTTTTCAGAGAAGCAGAAGCGCGCTATTAAGCAAGAATTGATGGGTGTGGCGCAGGTGACAATGGGCGTGAATCTCACTCGGGAAACGGATCGTGTTGATCGTCGTTTGCTGGCACAGCTGAGAGCAACAGCTTGGTAA
- a CDS encoding type II toxin-antitoxin system VapB family antitoxin: MRTTVTIDDELYQQALSMADPGMDKAELFREAIKVFVRTRAAKRLAALGSTAPEMQDIPRRHEDAPAS, encoded by the coding sequence ATGCGGACAACAGTAACCATCGACGACGAGTTATACCAGCAGGCGCTCAGCATGGCTGATCCCGGCATGGACAAGGCAGAACTGTTTCGGGAAGCAATAAAAGTGTTTGTAAGAACTCGCGCAGCCAAACGCCTGGCGGCGCTGGGTAGTACCGCACCCGAAATGCAAGACATCCCTCGCCGCCATGAAGACGCTCCGGCGTCATGA
- a CDS encoding amino acid ABC transporter ATP-binding protein, producing the protein MTHIVQLKRMNKYFGKLHVLKDIDLAVEAGEVVVIIGASGSGKSTLIRCVNGLEEYESGHLEVDGHKLAPKGGNQESLAEIRKEVGMVFQQFNLFPHLSVKKNIMLAPMKVKSADKTIANATADRLLERVGISDQADKFPSQLSGGQQQRVAIARALAMEPRVMLFDEPTSALDPEMVGEVLDVMRELAKEGMTMMVVTHEMGFAREVADRVIYIHEGQIVEEGKPHDVFDNPQNERTQAFLSRVLGN; encoded by the coding sequence ATGACTCATATTGTGCAGCTCAAACGCATGAACAAGTACTTTGGCAAGCTTCACGTGCTGAAAGATATTGATCTGGCCGTAGAGGCCGGCGAAGTAGTGGTGATTATCGGCGCCAGCGGCTCCGGTAAATCCACCCTGATCCGCTGCGTTAACGGTCTGGAAGAATACGAATCCGGCCACCTGGAAGTCGACGGCCATAAACTAGCGCCCAAAGGCGGCAACCAGGAATCCCTGGCTGAAATCCGCAAAGAAGTGGGCATGGTATTCCAGCAGTTCAATCTGTTCCCTCACCTGTCGGTGAAGAAGAACATTATGCTGGCGCCTATGAAGGTGAAAAGTGCCGACAAAACCATTGCTAATGCCACTGCAGATCGTTTGCTTGAGCGTGTTGGCATCAGCGATCAGGCCGACAAGTTCCCCAGCCAACTGTCTGGCGGCCAGCAGCAACGGGTAGCCATTGCTCGCGCCCTGGCGATGGAGCCGCGAGTAATGCTGTTCGACGAACCCACCTCGGCGCTAGACCCGGAAATGGTTGGCGAGGTGCTGGACGTTATGCGCGAACTGGCCAAAGAAGGCATGACCATGATGGTGGTGACCCACGAAATGGGCTTCGCCCGCGAAGTGGCCGACCGGGTGATTTACATCCACGAAGGCCAGATTGTGGAAGAAGGCAAACCCCACGACGTGTTCGATAATCCCCAGAACGAACGGACCCAGGCATTTTTGTCACGGGTACTGGGAAACTGA